ATTACTTAAACATTTCAGTTAGGGAGAAAGCCCATCACAGGGAAAGAATCTGAGCAAATGACCCTAGAATGGGAAAATTTATGTGACCtgtaaataactaaaaattactCAAAGCATCACTGAAACCACTGTGATAAAATAACCACTGTGGACAACCAGACACCAGGTAGATTTAATTTTAACAGTGATAACTTTCAAGTCAGGCTGAATGCAATGAAGCAGCCATGACTAGACAATACTGGTGCCAATGTCACTGCTATTGCCTTTTTAGTTTGGAATCTGGCTGTCgatgtaaaaatatgaaaatattacatatccatatccttttattttttcaatccatATCCTCCTACCAGAAGCTCCATTTCTGTGTGAACCTCTTAGGCAAGAATTAATGTATGTTAAAAACTGAACTGTGTCTCCCAGATTCACAATTTGAAGTTTAAAGGCTAATTAACTCTGAATGTTCCTGTATTTGGAttgatggttttaaaaattaaggttaGAATTAAAGTTAGTGAGTTTATTGGTGGGGGTTCTATTTCAACAGGTGTGGTGACCTTTAAGAAGAGATTAGGCCACACAcaagcacagaaaaaaataaacatgtgtatACAAAGATAAAAGATGtttaactacaaaaaaaaattaggagtttcaggaaaaaacaatCCTGCCTATATTTTGATCTCAGCAGTGgtatcattgggtcaaaaggaagtcctgtctttagtttttgaggaaatttcatactgttttccacagtggctgcaccagtctgcattctcaccaatagtGCACCAAGgctccctttccccacatcctcaccagcatttgttgtgtgttgatttgttaatgatggccattctgaccagtgtgaagtggtatctcattgtggttttaatttgcatctctgcgatggctagtgatgctgagcatcctttcatatgtctctgagccctctgtatgtcctcgttggagaagtgtctgttcaggccctttgcccaaattttaattggattctttgtcttcctggagtggagttgtatgagttctttttatatcctggagatcaaaccattgtccaaggtatcattgacaaatatgttttcccatacagttgattcccttttcatattGCTGCTGTTTCCTTTACCATGCAGAAGctatttagtttgatgtagtcccgtttgtttattcttccctttatatcccttgccctaggcgATGCTGGTGAAgatactgctgcatggaatatctgagattttcctgcctatgttctcctcaaggacttttatggtttcacgacttatatttaagtcttttatccatcttgagtttatttttgtgtatggtgtaagttggtggtctagtttctttttttttcttttttttttttgcatgtacctgtccagatctcccagcactatttattgaaaggggtatttttattccattttatgttcttggcCCATTTGTtgtatattaattgaccatagagaattgggtatatttctgggctctctattctgttccattgatctatgtgtctgctcttatgccagtaccagactgttttgattacagtggccttgtaatatagtttgacgtcaagtattgtgatccctcctactttgttcttctctagcaaaattgctgaagctttggggttgtttattgttctaaataaatttttgaaatatttattctatatttgtgaaatatatcattggtattttaatagcgattgtgttgaatctataaattcctttgggtaatatggacattttgatgatgttaattcttccaatccatgaacatggtatacacttccatttatttgttgtgtcttccttaatttatttcttcagtattgtgtagatttgaatacagatcttttaccttcttgattagatttatttctaggtactttatttttcttgttgctctagtaaatgggattttcttcctagtttctgtttctgatacttcattgttggtatacagaaatgccttcaattttcaaatattgactatctcgctgttttgccaaattcacttgttaggttgagtagtttttttgtggagtctatagggttttctatgtacactatcatgtcatctgcgatgacagttttacttcctcctttccaatttggatgccttttatttcttcctcctgtgtgattgctgtggctaggacttccaatactatgttgaatagaagtggtgaaagtgaacacccttgtcttcttcctgatcttaggggaaaatcTTCTAGTTTTTGCTCACTGAGtaggatgttggctgtaggtttctcatacatggcctttattatattgaggtattctccctctattcccactttgctaagtgtttttatcataaatggatgctgtattttaccaaatgctttttcaacaTCTACTGATAtaatgtcatttttatctttcatgttgttataaattaatttattgatttgcatatattgtaccatccttgcaatcctgggacaaatcccacttgatcatggtgtatgatctttttaatgtatcactGGATGCACTATGCCAGAAGTTTGTTCacgattttagtgtctatgttcatcagcaatattggtatgtaattttctttctttcttgtgtctttatctggttttgggattaggatgttgctggcctcataaaaagagtttggaaatcTTTGCTCTttgtaaattttttgaaatagtttgagaatgataggggttaggtcttccttaagtgttttgtgaaattctcttgtgaaactgtctggtccagggcttttgtgttgggAACTTTTtgtttactgcttcaatttcattccCTGTTCGGTCTAGTCAtgctttttgcttcttcattaagttttggaagattatgtttctaggaatttgtccacttcacccaggttttcaaatttcttggcagatagttgttcatagtaatttcttacaatcctgtttttctgtggtttcagttgtaatttctcctctttcatttctgattttgtttatttgggtcctcttttttttcttgatgagtctagttaaaggtttgtcaattttgtttaccttttctaagaaccaactcctggatttattggtcCACTGAATTGTTTcatctctgtgtcatttaactctgttccaatcttgattatttcctttcttctactcatcTGGGCTGTGTTTGCATTCCTCCAGTTCTTTTAGCTGTAGGGTTAGgtggtttatttgaaatttttgttttttacattggcctgtattgctatgaacttccctttgaGGAGTgctttcgctgtgtcccatactcaccccaaagaagcaaaatgcacattcttttcaaatgcccatggaacattttcaaggtaGACCATGTCAGAGCTCAAAACAAGACTCAAGATCTGATTCTCAAATACCACACCTGGGTGCGGCCAGCCTGTTTTGAGTCACCACCTCTCCTACCAATCTCAACATGGcttctttatgtccttagttataggacttctgttcagctagtcttcagatgcTTCTCCAGGTTAattgttctataattttgttGTACTTTTGGCATGGTCATGGGAGGATTGAGCACAGTatccacctactctgccatcttgagtAGAACTTCTTGGAGCTTTTCTGGAATCTGGCATATCCATGCAATCAGCTTCTCACATGTTTCAGAAAGAGGCCAGTGACCACCTGTATCATTTTGCACCTGAAAGTCTTCTTCTGAGTATGCCAACAAGGAATGTCATCTGACTTGACAGCAAGCTGTAATGCTTGATATAGTCCATAGTTTTctactgctctctctctctctctctctctctctctctctctctctctctatatatatatatatatatatatatatatatatatatatatatatatataaggctTGAGGTATTGACCTAGTAAAGACTGCATATTCTCCAACATCTTTTATAACCAGAGACTAGTCATCTGTCCCACTGGCAAGATTTCCTTCAGCTCTTAAGGGAAAAGCCACAATTGGCTATTGGCTATTCGGTAGTATCTGGAAGCTAGCTAGGTATAAAGACTGTTTTCACAAGCAGTTTAATCAAATTGGGCCATcagtaaagtaaaatatatatatacacacacatatacttgaCAAGTATCTGCTATTATTTCTGGACCATTGTGATGCAGGagataaaaatcaaaaagcaGATTTGCTCAACAAAGTCTTCTTAGGACAAACATTTTAGAGTGCCCAGGCTAGATTTCTAAAGATTGAAGTAGTATATCAAAggtatgaacattttttaaagttccttttgAAAGTACTTCAGACCTAGAAGTTTTCAGTAATACTAAGTCCCTTTTACCCATCTTCCCCAGATGCTAACATACTGTATAACCATAGGACAGTTATCAATGATGAAATATCTATAAAACAGTATAAACTAATATTCAGACATTAATCAAATTTCATCAATTCTCCCACTAATGtccttttcaaaaacaatttttgtgGAACCTAGGCCAGAATCACACATTGCATTTTGTCATGCCTTCTTGGTCTCATCTAATCTTCAACAGTTCCTTATTCTCATTGACTTTTACAAATTTAACACCTTCAAAAACTGTGTTAGTCTACCATTTTATGGACTGCCCTTCAATTGGGGTTTGTCCTAGGTTTCTCATGTTTTGGAATTCAGTGTCTACATTTTGGACAGGAATACCAGTGTATCATACTTGGGAGACACAAGTCTATGTCTTATTACTGGTGGTTTTAACTTTGATTGCTTGGTTGAAGTGGTGTCTCCCTGGTTTCTCCACTAAGGAGTTACTGTTTATTCCCTTTGTAACTGATGGGTATTTTGTGAGGAGATGCTTTGCCCTAACTTTAGAATCCACTAATAGTTCTTGCctgaaaaattattattcatgCACCACATAATGTCATGTTAACTGACAGACTGCATATACAATGGTGGTCCTCTattataatgaagctgaaaaattcctattgcctaATAACACTGTAGCAGTCCTAATGTAGCACATTTTATTACTCACGCATTTTGTGGTAATAATGGTGAAAACAAACCTACTGTGCAGCCAGTTACACAAGAgtatagcatatatatatatatatgtgaactgtacataatacttgataatgactATTTACAACAGAATGGAGCCTCTTAAATTTATCTTcactgttcatttgttttacatcttccatcatttgtctttttatataaCACTGTACATTTTACCTTTGCCATCTAATTTTTATGAGATCTTGATTCACTGAGGATATTACTACAAATGTAATAATTTGGAGTGTTTTCGcaatttctttgcattttaactTTGATAATGAATGTCAATTTCACAATTTTATACAGTCAAATATACTGATGTGCTCCTTTTTAATTTGCGCTTATAGAAAGTTCTTTCCCTTAATTTTTGATAggtgcaaattattttttaaaattatttttaatttttaatttttctgcaatATATTCCATTAGGTTttccaacaaaaaatattttctatatttcaatatttttcttcagaCTAATTTACATCAATGGGCAAATACATATAACTTTTAGTAAATTATGCAAACCACCCAtttgaggagaaaaacaaatcctTACCTCatactatttataaaaaatgaattccaCATGGATATATGtgtattaggaaaatatttttatcaagaaAATACAAACTACAAATGTAGCCCTCTGGATAAATACAACACAGATTATCTACACCTGGACAGTTTGCTAGCACTGAATTAAagtgaaattaatataattacgATAGCCTTCATATTGATACAGTATTTATATACTATTGCGTATATCTTAGATTATAATCATCAGAACACAATCGTGAAatcttttttactgttcatgaAAGTTTCTCTAAAGGATTTTGTTACATTTGATTGTTCTTACTAGGACTCAGCTATATACCAAAACAAGATTTTTATATGAATAGAaaagagcaataaataaataatataaaatacagatttccaAACATTTACGAttactaatataaatattaatttatattacatGAGGGCATATTGAAGAGGTAAGTGTtatggaggtggggagaaaatataaCATCATTCATCACAGGTTTAGGTCTCTATTTTGCAACTCAAAAAAAACACAAGTGCTCCAACTGCATTACATCTCACTATGCACCAGACACTGGGGTTCCCTTGCCACGCATCATCTCATTGCCCACATATCACCGGACGTGGTATTCCCGGAAGCACTTGGCATGCACACCCTTCTGGCACTTCTCGCAACGGGTGTTGGTCTGTGAGTGGCAGAGTGCACACCGGGTCCTCTTGTCCTGGTGTATGATCCAGTGCCCAATCATGTCAAATCTGCTCTCAGTTTCCAGCCGCCGGCTCTGCCTTCCATGGGACATCGTGTTGGCATTGCTCTCCAGGTATACGCAGGCCACGTACCTGCGGAATGCCAGGAGGTCCACCTGTGAGTCATGGCAGCAGATCCTGTGCAGCTGCCATGCATTGTTGAGGGCAGCATCAAGAATGTAGCCCATAAAGCTTGAGTACCACTTCATGCCTCGTATCTTCACCCTGTACCTGGCCATGTTCTGGTCCATGCGCCCCACACCCCCTGCCTTCTCCTGGTACAACCTTAGAAGGGACGGCTGGAAGACCTGGCTCTGTACCCTGGCTGCTCCTGATGGACGGCTGGTCAGTGCCACAGGCTCTATGCCAGTGGCATTGGAGCAGATGTTGACCACACTGCTGTCATGCCACCGGCACACAATGATCTCCTCATGCTCTTCCACTTTGTAATCAAAAGAacccctcttcattttcttcagttctttGGGATCTTTAAGGGGACATTGCTCAGTCCTGTATGCACGTACAGTTCCTGTGGCCTTCACCCCTTTTTTCCTCAAAATGGACATCAATTTCACACTTGTAAAAACCTTGTCAAAAAATATGTGGTATGGCAGACAGCCACGCTCCTGAAGCGCATCTACAAATTTTAATACCATGCTGCCTCCCAGGTCCAGGCCCTGGTCTGGCTTGGTGAACAGTGTGGCTTGCGAGGGCTCGAACCATACCAAATATCCCTTGCTGGTCGTGCCACACCATATCTTATAGCCCAGCAGCACAGACTTCCCTGTGGGCAACTGCTTGGAGCCCCGGTGCCCGAAGTactcacacatggactcaccaAAGCTGTAGAACTCTTCCAAG
This window of the Desmodus rotundus isolate HL8 chromosome 9, HLdesRot8A.1, whole genome shotgun sequence genome carries:
- the PGBD2 gene encoding piggyBac transposable element-derived protein 2 translates to MASTSSGLTAGRGVSPKLKSMKVLEVLKALEEESGCIREEIFISPPDSATGDFTDEDSGDEDGQQGAHLPSSVLHASVVPEDDSPGEEEDLLLQPAVKKQKAVVETQRVWTKRDIRPDFSSWMGLDPHMEDLKSQELSPVGLFELFFDEGTMNFIVNETNRYACQKNVSLGLTAQELKCVLGILILSGYISYPRRRMFWETSPDSHHHLVADAIRRDRFELIFSYLHFADNNELDESDRFAKVRPLIIRMNHNFRQHAPLEEFYSFGESMCEYFGHRGSKQLPTGKSVLLGYKIWCGTTSKGYLVWFEPSQATLFTKPDQGLDLGGSMVLKFVDALQERGCLPYHIFFDKVFTSVKLMSILRKKGVKATGTVRAYRTEQCPLKDPKELKKMKRGSFDYKVEEHEEIIVCRWHDSSVVNICSNATGIEPVALTSRPSGAARVQSQVFQPSLLRLYQEKAGGVGRMDQNMARYRVKIRGMKWYSSFMGYILDAALNNAWQLHRICCHDSQVDLLAFRRYVACVYLESNANTMSHGRQSRRLETESRFDMIGHWIIHQDKRTRCALCHSQTNTRCEKCQKGVHAKCFREYHVR